Proteins from one Cryptomeria japonica chromosome 4, Sugi_1.0, whole genome shotgun sequence genomic window:
- the LOC131063660 gene encoding 2-alkenal reductase (NADP(+)-dependent) — translation MGETIVRNKQVILASYSNEGPVTQDHLNVIETQLDIKGCKHGEVTVKNMWISVDPYLRARMKNLGTGLFLQSFKLGQPIVSRSVSKVVASADGQFKEGDIVYGYCDVAEYAVLSGSGLTKLNADVAPLPHYLGLLGSSGLTAYIGLMKIGEPKPGEQVFVSTAAGAVGLVVGQLAKINGCRVVGATSSDEKVKVLKEEFGFDDAFNYKSETDWDAALSKYFPTGIDIYFENVGGRMLEAVLNHINMNARIPVCGMISQYNEDWKQTYGVRNLLNLVVRCAKMQGFIVGHHLDHMDQFREEMISYTKQGKLKYRVDIKQGIDSFLEAFNSMFSGKNIGKTVVQL, via the exons ATGGGGGAGACTATCGTGAGGAACAAGCAGGTTATATTAGCTTCCTATTCAAATGAAGGGCCTGTCACACAAGATCATCTTAATGTCATAGAAACCCAACTGGACATTAAAGGATGCAAACACGGGGAGGTTACAGTGAAGAACATGTGGATATCTGTAGATCCGTATCTCAGAGCACGTATGAAAAACCTTGGCACCGGTTTGTTTCTGCAGAGCTTCAAATTGGGTCAG CCAATTGTGTCTAGATCAGTTTCAAAAGTTGTGGCCTCCGCTGATGGACAATTTAAAGAAGGTGACATTGTGTACGGATATTGTGATGTTGCTGAGTATGCAGTGCTCAGTGGATCAGGCCTCACAAAACTTAATGCGGATGTAGCTCCATTGCCCCATTACTTGGGGCTTCTAG GTTCTTCTGGGTTGACGGCATACATTGGGCTGATGAAGATTGGAGAACCTAAGCCCGGAGAGCAAGTATTTGTTTCTACAGCAGCAGGTGCAGTGGGGCTTGTTGTAGGGCAGCTTGCTAAAATTAATGGCTGTCGTGTTGTTGGTGCCACAAGTAGTGATGAAAAG GTCAAGGTGCTAAAAGAAGAGTTTGGATTTGATGATGCCTTCAATTATAAGTCTGAAACAGACTGGGATGCAGCTTTGAGCAA GTACTTCCCAACAGGGATAGACATCTACTTTGAAAATGTTGGAGGGAGGATGCTGGAAGCTGTTCTCAACCACATCAATATGAATGCTCGCATCCCTGTCTGTGGAATGATTTCTCAATATAATGAG GATTGGAAGCAAACATATGGAGTAAGAAACCTCTTAAACTTAGTGGTAAGATGTGCAAAGATGCAAGGATTTATTGTTGGACATCATTTGGATCACATGGATCAATTCAGAGAGGAGATGATAAGCTACACAAAACAGGGCAAGTTAAAATACAGAGTTGATATTAAGCAAGGTATAGATAGCTTCTTGGAAGCATTCAATTCTATGTTTAGTGGTAAAAACATAGGGAAAACTGTGGTCCAACTCTAA